The sequence below is a genomic window from bacterium.
TCAACCAGAGCGTGTTGAACGAGGTCTTGAGACGATCATGGAGGAGCTCGAGGAACGTCTGGATTACTTCGAGCGAGAGGGCAAACTGTTGGAGGCTGAGCGGCTGCGCAGCAGGACGCTTTACGACCTCGAGATGATCCGCGAGGTTGGCTACTGTTCAGGCATTGAGAACTACTCGAGGCATTTCACGGGGAGAAGGCCGGGGGAGCCACCGCCGACTTTGCTGGACTTTTTCCCAAGTGATTTTCTGCTGGTGATAGATGAGTCCCACGCTACCGTTCCGCAGCTTCGGGCGATGTGTCGAGGCGATAGGTCGCGGAAGGAGACGCTGGTCCAATACGGCTTCCGGCTTCCATCAGCGTTCGACAACAGGCCGCTTTTCTTTGAGGAGTTCAACGAGCGACGAGGCCCGTCGATCTATGTCTCTGCTACGCCGGCGGACTACGAGCTCGGGCTTGTGGGGGGCGAGATCGTTGAGCAGGTAGTTCGTCCGACGGGGCTTTGCGACCCGGAGGTCGAGCTTCAACCCGCGGTAGAACAGATAGACCATCTTTTGGGCGAGATAAAGGAGCGCGTTGATAGAGAGCAAAGGGTGCTGGTTACAGCGCTGACGAAGCGAATGGCAGAGGACTTGACCGACTATTACTGTGAGCTTGGTGTCAGGGCGAGGTATCTGCATTCGGAGGTGAAGACGCTCCAGCGGACAGAGATAATTCGGGAGCTGCGGCAAGGGGAGTTCGATGTCCTGATTGGCATTAACCTTCTGCGTGAGGGGCTAGACCTGCCGGAGGTATCTTTGGTCGCAATTCTGGATGCTGATAAGGAAGGGTTCCTGCGGTCAAGGACTTCCCTCATTCAGACGATGGGCCGGGCCGCGAGGAATGTCGATGGCAAGGTGATTCTTTACGCCGACAAGTTGACGGACAGCATCAGGGCCGCGGTGAACGAGACTAGCCGCAGGAGGAGGAAACAGCTCGAATACAATCAGGAGCACGGGATCACACCGCAGACGATCCAGAAGCGGATAAGCGAGCCAATGAGTGCTGTTTATGAGGCGGATTACTACACGATTCCGATTTTTAAGCCCGATGAGCGAGAGTTTGGGCTCAAGAGCGACCAGGAGCAGGCTACATATATGAAGGATTTAGAACAGGAAATGGTTCAGGCGGCCGAGAAGCTCGAGTTCGAGCGCGCGGCCAAGCTCCGCGACAAGCTCTTAGCGCTTCGCAAGCGGCACAGTAAGGTGTTGCCGAAGAAGAGTAATGTCCGGTCTCAGACATTAGGATAGATGTCTATGCTGGGGGTATCACCCCCGGCTTTGAGCGCGATACCGGTCACACGGCCATGTTTTTGGTGGGTTCCTTTTGGGCTTCGCCGGTGCGGACTAAGCGCGCTCGAGAGCTTGGTATTGCCTGTCTGTTGTGGTAGTTTTAGAACATGGTAGCTAACACGGGAGGATACGTTAAGCAATGGCTGGATGAGGCCAAGGAGGATATGGATCTTGCACGCCATGCGCTCCTGTTGGGCAACCTTCGCAATGCAGTGTTCTTAGCTCACTTGGCACTCGAAAAGACCTTGAAAGCTCTTGTATTCAGGTCCACCAGTGAACCACCGCCTCGCATTCATAACCTGAGTGAGCTGGCATCTAGAACGGATGTTTTGTTTGACGAGAAAAAGATGAGGTTCTTGGCAGGTATGGATTTTTATCAACTTGCCGGGCGATATCCTGATGCAAGACGAGGCGGCATTGATCCTGAAAGGGCGATGCGAGATTTCCATGAGGCGGAGAGGATCCTTGAATGGTTGATCAAGCAATAGCCAGCGCGGTTAAGAGGTATCTGAGCATTCTGCACGAACATCAGGTCCCTGCCAGTTACGCTGTACTCTTTGGTTCGTGCGCAAGGGGAGAGGAGCACGAAGGGAGTGATATAGACGTCTTCATCGTCTCCCAGGAATTCGGTAGAGATTGGCAGAAATGGAACCGACTACTTTGGGAGTTGAGAATTTACGGCGATTATCGAATTGAGCCAACTCCAGTCACAGAGGATGATGTCGTGAATGATGATACCTCGCTGAGGATCGAGATGGCGAGGCGGGAGGGCATCGTGATCTACC
It includes:
- the uvrB gene encoding excinuclease ABC subunit UvrB; translated protein: MSSFDLVSEFEPTGDQPEAIDALVSRVETGAKDSVLLGVTGSGKTFTIANVIQRVNLPTLVLSHNKTLAAQLYTEFKQFFPSNAVEYFVSYYDYYQPEAYLPVTDTYIKKDADINEEIDRLRYSATRSLFERRDVIIVASVSCIYGLGSPEAYFDMILLLDRGKCYDRDAVLERLVKMHYKRNDTTLVRGAFRARGGVIEVFPVYESRAIRIELYGDEVERITFFDPLTGHVLSHADRLAVYAGSHYVVQPERVERGLETIMEELEERLDYFEREGKLLEAERLRSRTLYDLEMIREVGYCSGIENYSRHFTGRRPGEPPPTLLDFFPSDFLLVIDESHATVPQLRAMCRGDRSRKETLVQYGFRLPSAFDNRPLFFEEFNERRGPSIYVSATPADYELGLVGGEIVEQVVRPTGLCDPEVELQPAVEQIDHLLGEIKERVDREQRVLVTALTKRMAEDLTDYYCELGVRARYLHSEVKTLQRTEIIRELRQGEFDVLIGINLLREGLDLPEVSLVAILDADKEGFLRSRTSLIQTMGRAARNVDGKVILYADKLTDSIRAAVNETSRRRRKQLEYNQEHGITPQTIQKRISEPMSAVYEADYYTIPIFKPDEREFGLKSDQEQATYMKDLEQEMVQAAEKLEFERAAKLRDKLLALRKRHSKVLPKKSNVRSQTLG
- a CDS encoding HEPN domain-containing protein, with the protein product MVANTGGYVKQWLDEAKEDMDLARHALLLGNLRNAVFLAHLALEKTLKALVFRSTSEPPPRIHNLSELASRTDVLFDEKKMRFLAGMDFYQLAGRYPDARRGGIDPERAMRDFHEAERILEWLIKQ
- a CDS encoding nucleotidyltransferase domain-containing protein, whose protein sequence is MVDQAIASAVKRYLSILHEHQVPASYAVLFGSCARGEEHEGSDIDVFIVSQEFGRDWQKWNRLLWELRIYGDYRIEPTPVTEDDVVNDDTSLRIEMARREGIVIY